A region of the Vibrio tubiashii genome:
TAAGAGTGCTGCAATATTTGTCAGGTGAGTTGTCTGTTGAAGAGGAAGCCAAAACTCGCTGGTATCGGCATTGGATTGAACAGGGTTTTACCGCGCTGGAAAAACGACTGAATTTGTGTAGCGGAAAATATAGCGTGGGCGATGAAGTGACTTTAGTTGATGCTTGTCTTGTTCCGCAGGTATACAACGCCAAGCGTTTCGACGTTGATTTAACAGCCTATTCGAATATTGTTAGAGTGACAACGTCACTAAATGAGTTAGATGCGTTTAAGAGGGCTGCGCCTGAAGTTCAGCCAGATGCGGTTGTTCTTTAGGAGCAAATATCGCTACTCGATTCCTGCCGCCCTCTTTCGCGAGATAGAGGGCTTTATCTGCCTGCTCCATCATTTCAATAATCGAAGAGGTTTGTTCTGAAGTGCTAATAGCAACTCCAGCACTGATAGTGATGACATCTGCACAAGATGAGTGTTGGTGAGCAATCGCCGCATTTTCAATATCGAACCGAATCAGCTCTGCAATGGATTTCGCTTTATCTAACCTCGTATTGGGTAATACCGCCACGAACTCTTCACCGCCGACTCTGGCAAAGAAACTGTATTCCGCTTCTAAATCGATTGTCTTAAGTCGTTTAGCGACTTTGCGTAAGGCTTTATCTCCAGAAACGTGGCCATAGTTATCGTTGAAGGGTTTGAAGTGGTCAATATCAAATAAGATGACACAAAGATCTTGGCGCTTCTCTTTGCTACGCTGCCAGACGGTTTCTATCTTTTGATTGAAGTAGGTACGGTTTTTTAGCTCAGTTAACGCATCCTGCTCAGCGAGTGCTTTTATGGAGTGGTTTGCTTCAGAAAGTTGTCGGATTAGTTGCTCTTTCTCTATCTCTTCGGCAATTCTCTTTATCGCCTTATTGTGCAAGATGCGGGTATACAAACTGACGTAAATGACGCCACATAACACTAAGATAAACGCTTCAAACAGACGCTCTAGTCCAATCGAAAAATAGACAACCAGCGGCAGAATCAGTGACCAAAAGTAAACTTGCAGTGCTGAAATCGAATTAATGTGAAAGATCGTGCCAGCGAAGGCGAGGGCAGTACACCAGATAGTGGTAGAAAGTAAGTTATGTTCTGGAGCAAGTTGAATGTACCAAATAGACCCTAATGACCAAACGAAACCAATTAAAGAACGAGTGGTAAGCAGAGTAAGCCAGTGCGACTTGTGCATGCTGTGAGTGTCGATACGAGGTCTTAGAGAACGATCAACGATATAGCGCGCGCTAATGACGCATACAAACAAGCCAGCCCAGATAACAGTTTGATTTGATAGCCCGTAATTGAGAACGGTGACACATAGAACCAATGCAGCTAAAGCCCCTTGTAGAATCGCGATCATAGGGAAGGCATCCATCATTTCTAGATGCTTTCTACGCTCTATTTCTATTGCGATATTAGGGTTCATTAAGCGGCCACAATTCTTAATCCTTAATTTGAACCTACCTTAATCAATGTTGGTTGTAAACGAAGTGTTAATAAAACTGATGCTTATGCCAATAAAGCAAAAAGCCACCTATAAAGGTGGCCTCAGTGTCGTCCTTGGAGAAAGAGTACGAATTAACGTAGCGAGCTTATTTGACGCTCACGCTGCTGTAATTCTGCAATGTTGAACTGACGTACATCCAATGTCGCTAAGTCATTGCACTCTTTACATGAATGATGGCTTTTACCGTCAACGTATTCATGTTTGGTTAGCATGCTTGGTTTTTTGCACCAATCGCATACACCTTCGATCGTAAACATAGATTTCTCCCCACCCTAATAACTAGGTGTTATTTTCGGTGCGGATTATGACATGAATAACGGTAAATGGTTAACTATTTGTTACGTGGAATGGGAGGGTGATCGATTGCGTAGCCTTGTAATTTAAGACTTGTCTAAACTTGGAAATCTAATTGCTTGTATTTTGTAACTATTTGTTAACCTGTTTGAGTATGACTTTAAGTGCCTGGTTTAGGCGCTTCATCTCTTCTTCGCTGCCTTTTAGATCTGGGTGGTAAACTTTAGACAATTGCTTGTAGCGAAGTTTGATCTGTTTTTCATTAGGAATTTTGGCTGGATTAAAGCCAAACAGTGCGCAAGCGAGCGTGATAGGTTTATCTTGTGCGACTGATTGAGGTTTCGCAGTCGGCTTAGGCTGAGCTTGAAGCTTTTTAATATGGCGATACATCACCTCCATCTGACGCTTCTGTTGCTTTAAGGTGTCATCCTTACGTCGCAACTCCCTCTCAAGTTTAATTTGTTGTCTTTGAGCGTCTGAGTCGGTGCTGTCAGTATGTGCGCGAAGTGAACGGTTTGTGCGTAAAAGCCAGATGATGAGCGCGATACTCAGTGTGAGTAAACCGAGCAGAGCATAGATAGTTGTGCTTTGCGCTTGACCCTGATGGGCAATTGATTTGGCTTTCGGGCTTAGCTCTATATCTTGGTGGTCAAAAGCCACTTCTAATTGATCGATAGCGGCAACTTGCTTCGCTCTACGGTTGTTAAACTGCTGCTCAAGTACCCGAGCATAATCTTTCTCCGCATCTGGGTTTTCTTTAGCAGCTTGTTCATACCAAAGTTCGGCTAGATCAAGGTTATCTGGTTGTTCTTTAGCTTGTTCGTACAATTGGCCAAGTAGTAATGGGGCTTGCTTGTCACCAGATAGGGCGGCTTTGCTTAGCCAAAAAATCGCATTCTCAATATCTACTTTAGTGCCAAGGCCTTTATAGTAAGCGCGCCCTAGGTTTGCTGCGGCGGAATCACTCCCATTGTTTGCTGCTTGTTGGTACCAATAGAAAGCTTCTGAGCTAGACTGTTGAACACCTTGCCCTTGCGAGTATCTGTCAGCGAGCTCTAACTGAGCATGGACATTATTATTTTGTGCGCTTTGGGTGAGCTCTTCTACTGTTTGAGCAAAACTCACTGAAGAGTAAACAAGTAGTAGAAGGGATAGGATTCGCAAATCAGCCTCTAGTCACTAGGATAAAAGTGGTGGTATCTGCTAAGTATATCAATTGACCAGAAAAAATAGACAATTATTGTTTCGAATCGATATTAAGAATTCAAAAATGGCTTCCGAGGAAGCCATCTTCGCAACGATTTAGCTGTACTATTTTAGCGGTAAGATCTGAATTTCTACGCGTCGATTGCAAGCTCGACCTTCCGAAGTGCTGTTAGTACACAGCGGGTAACGCTCGCCATTACCGCGAGCAACTGCTCGTCCAGCTGCAACACCCTGTGAAACTAAATAAGAACGTACTGACTCAGCGCGACGCTCAGATAAAATTTGGTTGGTTGTGTCACTACCTGTACTGTCAGTGTGACCATCAATAACAAGGCTAGTATCTGGGTACTCGACCAAGATCCTTGCTACGCCGCGCAAGGTTTTATGAATACTAGAATCAAGTTGATAAGAGCTTGTCTGGAAGCCAATGCCGTTTTCTAGACGAAGCAGTAACTGATTTTCTCCAACGCGTTCTACTTGCACACCAGAGTCCATAAGTTCTTTGCGTAGTGCAGCTTCTTGTTGATCAAAGTAGTAACCGATACCGCCACCGACAGCGGCACCACCCGCAGCGCCGATCAGCGCGTGCTGTCGACGCTCTGTTGCATCATCACCAGTCGCTAAGCCAACAGCAGCACCTGCGATGGCACCGATAAGTGCGCCTTGGGTTGCTGAGTTGGTTTCGCTTTCGCCAGTGGTTGCGTTTTGGCGCTGTGTTGCTTGGCAGCCAGAAAGGGCTATTGCGATGGCTAAAGCAGCCGTAATCTTCTTCACGATAACATCTCCGTGTATCATTATTATTGCCAGACAAGGTCGGTCTGGATCTCGAATGCCATGAATTAAACCGATGGCATTCGTTATGTCAACGCGGAAAAGATTAATTTACTGAATATTAACGGTGGGTGAACAAAGCTTGCTCTATCTGAGCATTTTTGGTGCTTGTGCTCCGTCGATAGGGCGGTTAACTGAGACGGTACGACCTTTCTTCAAACCGACTTCATAATCTTCGGTCAAGTTCTTCATCGCTTCTCTAAGCTGCTGCTTAAATGTTTCGCGGTCGATGTTTTTAAACTCTTTATCGATGTAGTCGTCGATCTTCTTCGCTGAATCTTCATCAGGGCTGATGATCGGCAGCTTTTCTAAAGCCCCTTCAACCCAACCTGAAAGGAAAGAGTTGACGCGTCGGGTCACTTCAGTTGTCGGCGTGCCTGAACCGGCAAAACCATTACGGAAACGGCCAGTTTGCTCATTCATTTCACGATAGACGATATCAAACGCGAAGGCAGCGAAGATAGCGCGGTCAGCTTCACCAATGAACTCAACACGTTTTAAACCTTTGTGATTGAGCAATACGGCTTCGACGCCAAATTTGGTGTTAATGCCGCGAATAATTCTAAGCAGATTTGAACCAACGTTGGCTGGCAAGAGGTGAGTCGATTGGGTTTTGCCCATCTTGATAAACTCAATATCGTCTTTATCGAGGCCGTACTTAAGCATCAAGCGATGAGCCATCTTGATTGCATTCGCCGCTTCGTTAACGTTAGCAGAGTTACCAAGTTCTAAACATTTCGCAATTTTCTTAAGGGCTTTTTGTTTATCCATCGACCGCTTCAAATCTCACTAATTTAGCAAAGTCGGACATTTTACCGCTTTCTAGCAAAAAACGGAAATGATACCAATCACACCAATTATCTGCTCATTCTTGCTTGTTAAAACCGCTGATAACTGCGTTAAAGATTTTGTAGGTAGAACAACTAGCTAGCTGCAATCTTTGCCTTGTTCTAAGCGGTTTTTCCTACGCAATTTTCTGAACATCTAATTAATGCGATTGGTATGAGTTGTCGTTATAAGGCGATCAGTCAGGAGAATAGAAAATGCCATCGAACTGTCGATGGCATTGTATTGGTAAGATCGGGGTGAGGTTGCGTTAGATACCTAGTTCATCCAATAGGTCATTTGCGTTGGTGTCTTGTTTTTCTTCTTTTTTGTCGTTTTTCGCTTTCATCTTCTGCTGAGTTTGCTCCAAGATATCATCAGGGCATTCGTCTTCCGTCGCTTCAAACTCTTCTAACTGAATGAACTCCGTCTTGTCCATTGCTAGTTCTAAGTAGAAGATGTTGCCTTGCTCGGTAGAGAAGGTCACACGGCGTGCTTGAGGGCGGTCGAGATTGGTATCGACTGACAGATTCACTTGCTTATTCAAAGAAAGCATTTTTGGTTGGTTTTGCGTAATGTGTGTTTGAAGGTCTTTGCGAACTTGGTTAGTAAAGTGACCAACCAACTGGTTCATTAGTTCACCCAATACATCCGCCACTTCATCAGAAGTATGCAGAACCGCAAGCTCTTCATCAGGCATGCCCATGTTGCGCATATAGTTTGTGTACACTTCAAGCGCAGCTTTCGAAGTGAAGTTGATAACGACTAGACCTGAAAATCCACCATCAAACAGCACAAAGCAGCCGAAATCAGGCTTAAGGCTTGTTTTCGTAATCTTCTGTACCATTGCTGAATAGGAAATTTGCGAGCTTGTCGCAGAGGTTAAAACGCCAGAAACGGACTGGCACAATTTCAAAAGAATATCTTCTGTTGTGATGACTTTATTTTTTTTCATTGATGACTCGCTCATAAGAGACTCTTAAAGTTTCGTCCAATAACTCTAAGTGTGGGAAAAAAATGCGATAAGTTCCATTCTGACACTGCATTTCTGTTTTGATCACCCTTTTAAATGTTGTAAAGTGACCTGATTCAAATAATAGTTTTTAAACTGAAGTGAACCCACTGCTGATTGGATCAGCGTAGTAGGGGGCAGGAAGCAAATGTTACCAAGATTACATTCACAATCGGATGTTGATCCGATCGTACTCACCTTTCTCGAAGAACTTAAAACCGCTGGGTTCAGCGGCGATATCGAAAGCCAATTTTCTAGTCGCTTAGCTGTCGCGACTGATAACAGCGTTTACCAACAATTACCTCAAGCGGTTGTGCATCCAAAAACTACCGAAGATGTGTCACTCATAGGTAAGCTTAGTACTCAATCTCAGTACGAACGAATCAAATTTTCTCCTCGTGGAGGCGGTACAGGTACTAACGGTCAGTCCCTGACAAAAGGCATCGTAGTTGATCTGTCTCGCCATATGAATAAGGTTTTGGAGATCAATGAGGACGAAGGCTGGGTTCGCGTACAAACGGGTATTGTTAAGGATCAACTTAGCGATGCAATAAGACCGTTTGGCTACTTCTTCTCTCCAGATTTGTCGACCAGTAACCGCGCGACTTTGGGTGGGATGATTAACACCGATGCCTCTGGCCAAGGTTCACTAAAATACGGTAAAACATCGGATCATGTTCTCTCGTTGCAAGCCGTATTTGCTGATGGTTCATGCTTAGAGTCAGATTTATCGAAAGGCATGCCGCAGGAAGGCGAGTATGCATTTGAAGCATTTAGCGTTACCGAAAAGGTATGTCGCGAGAAACGCTCTCAAATTGAAGAGAAGTTTCCTCCGCTTAACCGATTTCTAACGGGTTACGATTTAAAAAACGCGCTCGATACCGATGCAGACAAGTTTGATTTAACCCGAGTGCTGTGTGGCGCGGAAGGTTCACTGGCGTTTATCACTGAAGCAAAACTGAACCTCACCCCAATCCCTAAAGCTCGAACTCTAGTTAATGTTAAGTACAACAGTTTTGACTCTGCACTGCGCAACGCTCCCTTTATGGTTGAAGCGAATGCGCTCTCAGTAGAAACTGTCGACTCTCGGGTACTGAACTTAGCCAAGCAAGATATTGTTTGGCACACAGTGAGTGACCTTTTAACCGACGTTCCCGGCAAAGATATGCAAGGGATCAATATGGTCGAATTTGCGGGTCAAGATGTACAGGAAATCGAGCAGCAGGTAAAAGCGTTAACTGCGCGCCTAGAAAGCATGCTAGAGAACAATGAAGCCGGCATCATCGGTTATCAAGTCTGTAGCGATGTTGCGAGTATCGGTCGTATTTACA
Encoded here:
- a CDS encoding GGDEF domain-containing protein, whose product is MNPNIAIEIERRKHLEMMDAFPMIAILQGALAALVLCVTVLNYGLSNQTVIWAGLFVCVISARYIVDRSLRPRIDTHSMHKSHWLTLLTTRSLIGFVWSLGSIWYIQLAPEHNLLSTTIWCTALAFAGTIFHINSISALQVYFWSLILPLVVYFSIGLERLFEAFILVLCGVIYVSLYTRILHNKAIKRIAEEIEKEQLIRQLSEANHSIKALAEQDALTELKNRTYFNQKIETVWQRSKEKRQDLCVILFDIDHFKPFNDNYGHVSGDKALRKVAKRLKTIDLEAEYSFFARVGGEEFVAVLPNTRLDKAKSIAELIRFDIENAAIAHQHSSCADVITISAGVAISTSEQTSSIIEMMEQADKALYLAKEGGRNRVAIFAPKEQPHLAELQAQPS
- a CDS encoding J domain-containing protein produces the protein MRILSLLLLVYSSVSFAQTVEELTQSAQNNNVHAQLELADRYSQGQGVQQSSSEAFYWYQQAANNGSDSAAANLGRAYYKGLGTKVDIENAIFWLSKAALSGDKQAPLLLGQLYEQAKEQPDNLDLAELWYEQAAKENPDAEKDYARVLEQQFNNRRAKQVAAIDQLEVAFDHQDIELSPKAKSIAHQGQAQSTTIYALLGLLTLSIALIIWLLRTNRSLRAHTDSTDSDAQRQQIKLERELRRKDDTLKQQKRQMEVMYRHIKKLQAQPKPTAKPQSVAQDKPITLACALFGFNPAKIPNEKQIKLRYKQLSKVYHPDLKGSEEEMKRLNQALKVILKQVNK
- a CDS encoding OmpA family protein translates to MKKITAALAIAIALSGCQATQRQNATTGESETNSATQGALIGAIAGAAVGLATGDDATERRQHALIGAAGGAAVGGGIGYYFDQQEAALRKELMDSGVQVERVGENQLLLRLENGIGFQTSSYQLDSSIHKTLRGVARILVEYPDTSLVIDGHTDSTGSDTTNQILSERRAESVRSYLVSQGVAAGRAVARGNGERYPLCTNSTSEGRACNRRVEIQILPLK
- a CDS encoding DUF2786 domain-containing protein yields the protein MDKQKALKKIAKCLELGNSANVNEAANAIKMAHRLMLKYGLDKDDIEFIKMGKTQSTHLLPANVGSNLLRIIRGINTKFGVEAVLLNHKGLKRVEFIGEADRAIFAAFAFDIVYREMNEQTGRFRNGFAGSGTPTTEVTRRVNSFLSGWVEGALEKLPIISPDEDSAKKIDDYIDKEFKNIDRETFKQQLREAMKNLTEDYEVGLKKGRTVSVNRPIDGAQAPKMLR
- a CDS encoding DUF3334 family protein, coding for MKKNKVITTEDILLKLCQSVSGVLTSATSSQISYSAMVQKITKTSLKPDFGCFVLFDGGFSGLVVINFTSKAALEVYTNYMRNMGMPDEELAVLHTSDEVADVLGELMNQLVGHFTNQVRKDLQTHITQNQPKMLSLNKQVNLSVDTNLDRPQARRVTFSTEQGNIFYLELAMDKTEFIQLEEFEATEDECPDDILEQTQQKMKAKNDKKEEKQDTNANDLLDELGI